One Hippopotamus amphibius kiboko isolate mHipAmp2 chromosome 12, mHipAmp2.hap2, whole genome shotgun sequence genomic window, gggttcaatccctggtctgggagctaagatcccacatgtcttgtggccaaaaaaccaaaatataaaacaagcaatattgtaataaattcaataaagacttttaaaaataatccacatcaaaaaacaaaaaatcttgaaaaaaaaaaaaagaagtacagatctaaaataaaattctcccCAAAGACTAATGTATACACTAAGACTGTTTATTGAATAATCTAGCAAAGGTGGTCAGTGAACGTACTCTTCGTGTAACTCAACGCTAGGGAGAAAACAGTAAGGAATAGAAAAGACATGTTCCTTGCCCCCATGGAGCTTAGTGGTGCAGAGGAACAGATAGACAACATAATCACATGTGGGTGGTTGTTTTGAAGTGCTAGGCACAGTAGCAGCTATGGAGTCTTACCTTTAAGGTGTGATGGAAGATGTCTGATGGACAGTACCTCTTGCACCACATACTGATTCACCCCTCCACTTTTCAACAACTCCTCTGGGGATAAGGGCAGATGGAACTCGCACAGTTGGGGAGACATCTTTCTCCCAATGGCTCACAGGGCTGGAAGCCAAACAGCAAACAAGTCACGGTCTATACCTAAGGCTGTCTTTTTAATCTGGCTCTATTATTCCCCTCCTCCAATACATAACACTTTTTAGTTTTACATCAAGCTAATAACATTATCTTAGGGGGTGTGAGATTAACCCCGGACTAAAATCTAATTCTAGTTGTGACTCTGACTCTTGGCCATATCACTTAACCCCCTGGGCCCCATCTGAAAAACAGGATTACTGATCTCATTACTTTACAAAATTGCTCTCAGGATCAAATGAGTTAAGGGGTATTAAAGTATTTAAAGAACTGTAAAGTGGCAGATCAATGCATTAAATTAGcattgttatttctgttttcatgggCAAAACTTCTTAAGTATATAGAGAATGTCTCATCTGAGGTCAGAACAGTGACCCAGTACGGGCTAACTGATTTCCTGTCTCCTGAATGAGAGAACATTAACATTTACTATttgtttactctgtgccaggttctGTTAGGCTATCTGAACATCATATCTGATATACGGTCTCCAAATGACAATCTCATGCAGTGCACAGTATTGATAATATACctcaatttatagatgaggaagttgagactTAAGAAAGGTTAAGCGATTTGCCCAAATTCCACTGCGGATCTATGAAACCTACTGTTTCTACCACGCTGTACCACAAGGACACACCCACTAGACCTCCCAGCCTAATACCGCGTCCTACTGCCGGATGCCAGATTTTCCCGGCCTCTCCTTCCCCGCTCCCCGCGAACACCACACCTTACAAGAGAACTTCACCCGCGGTTCCTCCAACTCGGCTCGTGGGGCTGAAATGAGGGAAAAACCACGGAGGGCACAACACGCACCAATCTGTGACGCAGCACTCCCGCGGGCAGAGTAACTGGCCAATACCCACCAAGCCGAGGCAAAAACCCGCCTCTGAGCCCAGGGCTGCGCGGGCAAAGCCGCAAGAGTGCAGTTCAAAACTCAACGGCCGAAAGGGGGCCAATCGCGACGCTCGCTGCAGAGACCGGCCAGTCAGAGCGCAGGAGCCCGAAAGCCCGAGGAGGGCGGGGCCTGGATTCTGGCTCGCACCCGGCTCCTGCCCCACAGGGGCCTCCTTCGCTGCGGCGGGTGGAGCGGAGGCCCTGGCGGTGCCTGCTGGAGGTACCACGCTCCTAGTTGGGCAGTGGCCGTGCCCCGGGACAGTGACCCACTCAGTCACCCCCCAGGACAGGAAGCAAGTTCAGGCCCGCAGTCAGAAGGCTAAGGCTCTAGTCCAGGCTCCGCCATCTCCTCTGCCATGTGACGTCCAACAGGTCACTTCACTCCCTCAGCCTCGGGTTTCCTCTCCAGCCGAATAGGGGGAATAAAAACGGCTACAGCGCAAAACAGCTGTggggcacagagaaagaaagctcTGGGTTCCAGGTTCTGGACCTTCATCTCCGTCAGTTGAGGGACACCCAAGGAATCAGGAATGGgtgaattttcttaaaattcagttttgGGGTGCCCTAAACACGAAGACGAGACCCTCAGTTCTCCTTGCGCTCCAAAACGTCCGGCGGGCAGACCGGAAGGGCctcggcggggcggggcggggcgtctAGGCCCCTCTGCGCCGGAACCTGGGGGGCGGGGCTCGTGGCGGGGGAAGGCGGGGCCAGGCGGCCCCTGCGCCCGGAGCTACCTGGGTAAAGCCCAAGATGGCTGCGTGCGCGTAGTAGCCTGTGAGGCCAGCGGGGACGGTTCTTGTTTTCTCCTTGAAGGCCACGCCTGACTCTCCCTCCTGTGCTCGTGCGGTGGGCTGCTGTAGGGGAGAGACGAGAGCAATGGCCGGGAGCCTCTCTTGGGTGGCAGGCAGGAGCCTGTGGGGCCAGGTGCCGCTGGCCTGCAGAAGCTTGTTTCTGGGTAAGTGGCTGACGCAGAATGACGCCCCGAGAACTACTACTCAGTAAGCAGCTCagattcattcctttttctgccACATCCTTAGGTGTTCCTAGGTTGTTCCATGTAAGGGTCACCCTCCCACCCCGTAAAGTGGTTGATCGTTGGAACGAGAAGAGGGCCATGTTCGGAGTATATGACAACATCGGGATCCTGGGTAAGATTCGACTCCGTGGTGCAGAATTTCAGAACAGCAGTTATGCCGTAACGACTATCTTTTTTCACCCGTGTAGAAATGGTACCCTGTTCGATAGTAAGAACAAACACTTTTGTGGCTATTTACGTTGTGTTTGGCACTGTCCTGTGTGCCCTTTATTcattaacacatttaattcttataacctTTTCACTTTGCAGGTGAGGcacctgaggcacagggaggttaagtagTTTTTCCAAAGCTAGTAAACGGCGGGGACAGAATTTGAAGCAGTCttgctccagagtctgtgctcttgaTACTGTAGTGTAATGTGTCTTGTCTATAAGTGCTACTCAGGGAGATGCAACTGTATTGGAGGCTTAGCTGGTGAAGGCTGGCTTCTCTTCTCTTGGAACTAATACCTCCTCTCACATTACACAGGAAACTTTGAAAAGCACCCCAAAGAACTGATCAAAGGCCCCATATGGCTTCGAGGCTGGAAGGGGAATGAATTGCAGCGTTGTATCCGAAAGAAGAGAATGGTTGGAAATCGGATGTTCATTGATGACCTGCACAACCTTAACAAACGCATCAGCTTTCTCTACAAACGCTTTAACCGACACGGAAAGTACCGGTAGAAGGGAAAGCTGGAACTGTGGAAGAGGCATATCTATCACCCAAGAGAAAGGGACAGTACTTTTCCTTATGAGGATAGGGATTTGTATGTTCTCAGTAATAAAATGGGACTTCTTTGTACTCTGTTATCCacgtcttcatttttctctggatgctgattttattcattcatgaGACTAGGAAGTGGAACTCTTCCCTAAGTCTCATCATCTTAGGTTTGGACTTCACCACTTGCTCTTTGCAGTCTAGCCATACCTATGatgtttaaaaagtagaaaattattaTTGGCATCTTTTGACATTTGGCCCTTCATGTATTGAAAGTGGTAATTTTCGGTTGcctcagggagttccctggtggtctggtgggtgggactctgcgctcccaatgcagggggcctgggtttgatcgcTGGTTGGAGAGCTGGATCCTGCATGCGTGCTGCAGCTGGGATTTCCCATGCCCCAAGTAAGAGATCCTGCAGGTTGCAGCtaaaagattccgcatgccgcagctaaaagattctgcatgccgcaatgaagatcctgcatgcagcaactaagaccaggcgcagccacaaaaataataaataaaataaatattttataaataaatacacgaATTGCCCCATAGTGCCATCATGTTAAATGATGCGGTGCATATAGTTAATCAAAAAGAAGGGTaagttaggacttcctaggtggtacggtagttaagaatctgcctgccaatgcaggggacacaggtttgagccctgctctgggaagattccacatgctttggagcaactaagcctgtgtgtcgcaactactgaagcatgcatgcctagagcctgtgctccgaaacaagagaagccaccacaatgaagagtagccctggctcgccacaactagagaaagcccgtgtgcagcaacgaagaccaaacactgccataaattaatttaaaaaaggggtAAGTTATATGACAAAAAACAGCAatccctggggcttccctggtggtgcagtggttaagaatctgcctgccaatgcaggggacatgggttcaatccctggtccaggaagatcctacatgctgtggagcaactgagcccgtgcaccacaactgctgagcctgcgctttagagcccgcaagccccaactactgaagcccatgagacCTAGAGCtggtgtgctgcaactgctgaagcctgggcacctagagcctgtgctccacaacaagagaagccaccgcactgagaaacccgatcactgcaatgaagagtagcccccgttcgccacggctagagaaagcccacgcacggcaatgaagacagagacccaaggcagccaaaaaaataaaaaaataaaaacagcaatccCCTGCCTAACCCTAGTCTACCCTCCAGACTATCTTCTCAGAATGGAAAGCTTTCACTTCTTGGAACGGTTCCTGTATTTGTCATCATCATTTGAAATCATATGCCTCCAGCTCTTCATGGTTTATCTGCTTTACACATCTATTAGCTTCCTGTTATGAAAGAAGAAGGTTTAGTTCTCCATGATGATCTTAGTCgataaagaaaagggaatttaaataattcagctcctatttataataataaaaaaaaaccctaggaaCAGCAGGAAATTTCCTTAATTTGGTAAAGGTGATGTCCTAAACAAACATTTAGTGGATTTGTATTCCCTTAAGATCAGCAAAAAACAAGAATGCCTACCATTACTGCTGTCCTTTAACTTAGTACCGAAGGTCCTAGTCagtgttattaaaaacaaaaaaggaaagaaaggagggagggaaagaaggaagggagggagggagggaggagggaaggaattaAATGGCTATGAGGACTGGAAGGAAAGAGCAAATTATACGATTTTTACCTTGAAAACTTCATGCTGAGTGGAAAAACAGAATGAGATTTAAAACAAGAtatcatttatgtaaattaaaaatacttgcagggacttccctggtggtccagtggttaagactccgagcttccactgtagggggcacgggGTTCAAACTAAGATCCTGCCCG contains:
- the MRPL51 gene encoding 39S ribosomal protein L51, mitochondrial, producing the protein MAGSLSWVAGRSLWGQVPLACRSLFLGVPRLFHVRVTLPPRKVVDRWNEKRAMFGVYDNIGILGNFEKHPKELIKGPIWLRGWKGNELQRCIRKKRMVGNRMFIDDLHNLNKRISFLYKRFNRHGKYR